The DNA segment TGGTAACCCGCCAAACCATCGGAGATGCCGGTCTGAAGACCGGCGCTCCCAGCGCCTCAATGACGCGACCTTTTCCGCCGGATGGCGAGACCGGCGAATGCCAGACCGCTGAGGGCGAGTGTGGATGCCTCCGGCACCGGCAGCACGGCCTCCAGCGTCGTGCCGTAGCGCAGCTCGTCGATGGTCCCGGAAGATGAAAGCGACAGGATGTGGAGGAAGTCCGCATTGTCGAAGCTGCCGTTGAAGGCTGATGTTGCGGACGCTGTGGCCCACGCCTCCGTTGCTCCCTGGCCGACCGTGAGTGACGCCAGATTCGACAGGCCGATGGTCCGGAGATTGAGGAACTGCGCCTGGCTCAGCACGTAGAGGCTTCCGGTGCCGCCAGCGGCGTTGCCCACATTCGTGAAGGAACTGATGACGATGAAAGTCTGGCCGGCGGGAATGGCGGTGCTTTCCGCTGTATGGTTGGCGGCATTGAACAAGGTCGAGTCATAGCTGACCGCGGCGTAGTTGCTGGACCGGCTGTCCGCGAATGAGTTGAAATATCCGCTCGCCTGGGTGGCGGATGTGCCGTTGATCCTTGTCAACAGGCCCGACCCGGAATTGGTGGCGCTGGAAAAGCTCACCAGATAACTGGAATACAGTGTGTCGCCCGCGGCGACTCCCGCGTGGTTCATGGCGATGCCGGAAAGCCGGACATCATTTCCAGTGGTCAATGCTCCGCCGCTCGTCGCGAGACCGGAAAAGGTCAGGCCGGATGCCGTCAACTGGTGGCGATTCCCGTAGGATGAACCATCCCAGCTACCGTTGAGGCCGATGCTTTGTGTGCTCGCCGCCTGGCCATTCAGTTCGCCCGCGTTGTAGCCGGTGAATCCCTCATAGACCAGCAGTGCGCCTTGGGAGAATGGTGCGGAAATGGACAGCACCGCCAGCAGGCGGAGCGCGGACGGGACGTTGCGGGAGGGCTTTTCGTACATGGCGGAAGGTCGGTCCAAAAAAGAAGCAGGTGATCCTTCCGGATTTCTTTCATCCTGGCCATGCGGTGGTGTTACCACTTTCAGGGGGGGAGGTTCCGGGCCGATGTCTTGAATCGGCGTCGATGATCAAGAAACGATGTCATTAAAGATTCATTGTTTTTCAGGGATGAAAAAATGCCGCTATGTGTTCTTCGTAAGGATCACTCCGTCAAATAGTCATGCGCGATGAATTTTCTTCATGATTCCCGCCGCTTCCTCCGTTCGGTCGCTGTTTCCGCGTTGATCCTGCCATTTTCCACCGCCTCCGCCGCGCTGCTTCTGGATCCCGTCGGCGGGGTGATCCGGGCTTCCGGCTCCACCGGCCCGGCGGACAAGGATGAAGGGACTTTCGGCACCTATCCGTTCATCACCCCCTACTTCGGCAGCGAGCCGACGGCCGGGCCGACCATCACGCTCAACGGATTCATCCGCTTTGGCGATGCGGACGGGCCGACCGCAGACTACAATCTCCAGCCTCTCGGGATGTCCGGTGCGAGTCGTATCGCCCCGCTCTGGGTGGACCTGGAACTTGGCGCTTCCGGTCAGGTGCTCGAGCACGTCGGCGCGGGTGAGAGCTACTACGCGGTCACATGGCGGAACATGGTGAGCGTGGACCATCCGGGGAACCTCGCCACCTTCCAGGCGATCTTCTTCGAGGGTGCCACCACGCTCCATGGCATCCAGTTCAATGCCGGGGACATCGCCTTCAGCTATGGGGACATGAGCATGTTTCCCGACCTCAATGAAGCCGTCATCGGCGTGGAGAGTGGCGGAAGCTTCGCCACCATCGGGCTGTTGGAAGATACCCACGGCGTGGTGATCCCCGGTGAGCTGGGGCATGGGGACTTCCCGGTCGGTGCCAACGAATACATCCACTTCCGGGCGGACGGATCCGGCAACTACGACGTGACCATCGCTCCCATACCGGAGCCATCGTCGGCGTTGCTGGCGGCTGCCGGTGCGTGCATCGCCATGGTCCGGGGCAGAAGACGGCCCTGAGCCGGGATACCTCACCGCCTGGCCGTCATCCGGCATCACGCTTTTTCTTACGCTTCTTCCGGTGGAGTTCCCTGCATGGCGGGCATCTGATGCAGTCCGCATTCACGTTGAACCGCAGCACCTCGAACCAGAACCGCTGCTCCTCGGCGAAGAAGATGAACGGCCGCGCGCAGTCCTCGCAGATTCTTTTCAGATCGTAGTAGATTCCATAGGGAAAACCGGCGTGGTTTTGCCGGTCAGGATCGGCCCGGATGGCGGTTCCGGGGATTCGGCTCTCCGGAGGACGAATCCAGCACAACATGGCGGTGTAGTTATCCTCCACCGGATCCCAACCTGTGAACCGTGGTCCCTTTCCGTACATGGGATGATCCACATAATCCGCATACTCCGGAGGCACCTCCAGGACGACCGGTGGCAGCATGGGATCGGGCAGTTTCTGGTTCCGCCCCCAGCGCTTCGTCCACACTTCGATCAAGGCGCCGAAGTTTTCTTCGTCTTTGAAGGAAGGTTCGCAGCCCCAGGCATCCATGAATGCCTTCACGTCGCCCCAATCGAGGAAGTCCACGCAGGCTTTCTTCGATGACTCCAGTTGCAGGATCCGGTCGAAGAACCAGTGAGCGACCGCACTTCTCAAGCGGGCATCATCCGTATACCGCATCGACCAGCGGATGAAACCGTACGACCGCCTGAGGAAATCGGTGTCGCCGCGACGGTGCGCCGCATCCGTCATGTCCGCCAGTTCATCGCAGAGCATTTCAGCATCGCAGCAAATTGCGGCGTGGATCTCCGGAAAGCACCGCGCCGCGAGTTCCTTCCATGATGCGACATCGACCATCAGTGGTTCTGGGGCATCCCTTGGCATTCCGCCAGTTTAGCCAAATGCATGGATGCCGTCGATCCCTTTGGGACACAGGGCGAAAACATGCCCTTCAATCACGCTGCCACATAAAAAATGGCGACCCGTAAGGGAGTCGAACCCTTCTTGCCAGAATGAAAATCTGGAGTCCTAACCGATAGACGAACGGGTCGTTGTCGCGGTGCGGCGGAAAAGAATCCTACCGCGCGCCTGAGTGCAAGAGCTTAGTGACGGAAATTTTCCAAAGTCCGGAAATCAGCCGATTTTTACGGACGATGGAGGGCGGGTCATCATGAAATGGGTGGTGGTTTCCGAGCAGGTAGTGAAGCCCATCCGTTCATAGAGGAAACGGGCGGGATTCACTTTCAGGACCTGCAGCCGAACGGGGAGGTTTCGTTCGCCCGCATCTTGCAGGATGGGGCGGATGATCCTGGTGCCGATCCCGCGATTCTGGCGGGAAGGGAGGATGGAGATCCGTGCGAGGAAAAGGTGGTCCGGATGGAGGTGGGTCTCCAGCACGCCGATGTCCCGGCCACCGCAGGTCAGGATCCGCAGGTGCTCCGGGGAGAAGGTTTTGTGGAAGTGGTCTCTCTGGAATGTCTCATCCCAGCCCCAGGTCCGCTCCACGTATCCCCGCATGGTCGCCACGTGGAGTTCCCATAGGAAAGCCATGTCATCCCAATCCGCCGGCCTCTGCCCGATTTCTGGCAATGTTTCCATTCTGGTAGTCTCCCTCCAAATGCCGCGTCCAGTCTAGATTCCCGGATGCCTCTGGCTGTCTCTCTCCGCCGAAGATAGCCGGGGGCTGCCAGCGGTTGGAGAGTCACCTTTGGGACGTCTTTTCCGGAAAAAGAAGAAATAAACCACGGGAAGCGCGAGGAGGATCAGGATGCATAGCCCATCAAGCCACGAAAACTCCAGTGCGTCGGAAAGCAGCGTGGCCATCAGAGGGCCCAAGAATGGGATGCCGATGATGATCAGGTTCGTGAGTGGATTTCCTTTCATGTGAACTTTCTGCAGTGCGGGATAGGCATGGTGGGAGGAGAGACCAAGTCAGGGCCTCATCAGAAGAAGAACCAGCTCCGGCGCTTGCGCTTGTATTTTCCGTCACCGACGGAGAGCACCTTCATCTCCACGGTGGTGAGGCCTTGGTCGTAGAAGCCGAGCTTCTTCGCGGCGCGCGGTGAGACGTCGAGCATGCGGCCGTCGATGAACGGGCCGCGGTCGTTGATGCGGAGCTTCACGGACTTCCCGTTGCTGACGTTGGTGACCTTCACCACCGCAGGCAGGGGGAGCGTCTTGTGCGCACCGATGAGGTGCCACGGCATGACCTTTTCACCGAGGGAGGTGTTGCCGCGTTTCAGGCCCAGGAACTTCGACTCGTTGTACCAGGAACAGACGCCGGTTTCCTCGTAGTCGAGCGCCTGCTCGACGCTCATCGGCTGGTAGTGGCCGCCGCGGACGTTGTATGACCGGGTCTGGTAGCCCTCATACCCACTGGGGCGGGAGATGCAGGAGGGGAGTGCCAAAGGAAAGAGGACCGCGGCGAAAAGCGCGGTCCTCCTGGAAAGGGATGCTGCGGGCATGGATGACCGCTAACAGAAAACGCCGGCGCAGGCCAGCGTTCCGTCAGGGTCACTTCTGTTCGCGGATGATCTGGAGGGTGGCGGCCACCTTTTCCTTCATCTCCTTGCCGGGCTTGAACTTCACGGCGGCACGGGCCGGGATCGGCACGTCCTTGCCCGGATCCTTCGGGTTGCGGCCGATCTTGGCGCGCATCTCGCGGACCTGGAAGGCACCGAAGTTCCGCATCACCACGGTGTCGCCGTGGGCCAGGGATTCGGTGATTTCATCGATCAAGGTTTGGACGACCTCAAAGACATTCTGTTGGGTGATTTCAATACCCTTGGCACCGAGTTGATCAGTGATTTTGATGACGAGTTCTCGCTTTGTGATTGTGGCCATGGGACTTGCGGAAGTGGATGGTTCGGGATGCGCGGTGATTTTAGACCAAATTATCGGTCGTATGTCCCGCAAAATCCGCAGCTTACGATGCGTTTTCCGTGCCATCCGGCGAGGAATCATCACCTGACGGTGGAGTTTTGCCCAAAACGACCGCAGAAGTGCGGAAATGGAGTTTCGCCACCTTGCCCAAGGCGGCCTCCCCATGACGGGCAATGACTTGCCGCGCCGCGGCAACGACGGAGTCGGACGCACCCAGCGGGAGTTCCACCCCACCGGCGTCGGAGGTTTTCTTCATCCAGTCCACGAACCTCTCCCGGGCGAGGATGGAGGCGGCGGCCACCGCGATGTCGGATTCGCCCTTGGTCCGTTGTTCCAGGGTCAGGGTGAGGCCCTTCGCCTTCAGCGCGCGCTGGAGGACTTCCGGGCGGGCGAACTGGTCGCTGAGGGCACGGGGGCAGTCCGGCCGCCGTTCCGCGAGCTTTTCGATGACCCGGGCGTGGCCCCACGCGAGCAGCCGGTTGAGATTGCCGAAGGAGGCGTGCATCTCGTTGTAGCGTTCCGGGCCGATGGAGACGACCTCATGCAGGCAGCCCGGCGTTTCACGGATGATCTGGGCCAGCTTGCGGATCTTCGCGGAGCTGGTGATGCGCTTCGAGTCCATGATGCCCGCATCCATCAGGTGGCGGGTGATGGCGGCGTCCGTGTAGACCCCGGCGATGACCAGCGGTCCGAAGAAGTCACCCTTGCCGCTCTCATCCACGCCGAAGTGGGGGGAGAACATCTCCGGCTGGAGCACCTCCTCGTAGCCCAGCTTCGCCTCGCCGAGGATCTCCGGCTCCAGGGTGAAGCGGATGAAGTCCTCCGTTTCCTTTCCCTGGATGAGCACCTTCGGCCCCTTGCGGTACACCGTGACGTTGAGCTTCCCTTTCCGCGCGGAGTAGATGGCGTGTTCCTTCGGCTCGAAGTCGTAGCCGTCCCTCTCCAGCACCGTCCGCAGTTTCTCCGCCTGTTCCTGGGTGAGGGGGGCGGTGTGGCTGGTCATGGAAAAAAGATTCACGGCCCGCCGCCCGCTATGCAAGATCGGATGACCAACAGGCGTTTCAGCAAATCACTTGCGGCCCGCCCCGCGGATCCCTAACAAAAAACTCCAATGAAGGCCATCCTACCAACCTGTCTGCTGGGCGCTGTCGCGCTCTTTGTCGTGGCGCAGAACCCCGCCGGTGAACAACCACCCGCCGGAGCCAGCGAGAAAATCGCCGCCGCGCTGCCCGCTGAAGCCTATGCCAAGCCGAAGAAGGCGCGGAAGGTCCTCGTCTTCTCGAAAACCGGCGGCTTCCGCCACGCCTCCATCGCCACCGGAAAGCTCGCTTTCACGGAGATGGGGAAAAAGACCGGTGCCTTTGAAACGGTCGTCAGTGATGACCTCGGGAACTTCGAGGCCGACAAGCTCAAGCAGTTCGACGGCGTGATGTTCCTCAGCACCACGATGAATCCATTCCTGCCGTCGAAGGCGGAGCTGGAGAAGCTTTCCGAGGACGAGAAGAAAGCTGCCGTTGCCGCCGCGAAGGAGAAGGAAGGAAAGCTGCGTGAGAACCTGATGGCCTGGATCAAGGGCGGTGGCGCCTTCATCGGCATCCACGCCGCGACGGACACCTTCTATGACTGGGCGGAGTATGGTGAGATGGTGAACGGCTACTTCGACGGTCATCCGTGGAACGCCGGCACCCAGGTCAGCATCAAGGTGGAGCCGGGTCAGGAGAAGCACCCGCTGGTTGCCATGTTCGACGGCCAGAATGTCGATTTCAAGGAGGAGATCTACCAGCTCAAGGCCCCCTATGATTCCAGCAAGGTCCACATGCTCCTGCGCCTGGATCCGGAGAAGTCCGACATGAACGTCAAGGGCCTGAAGCGTGAGGACAAGGACTGGGGTGTCGCCTGGGCACGCCACTGGGGCAAGGGCCGCGTCTTCTACTGCTCGCTCGGCCACAACCATGACATGTACTGGCACCCGAAGGTGGTGCGCCACTATCTCGCCGGCATCCAGTGGGCGCTGGGCGACTACGAGGTCGAAGTGACCAAGTGACCGTTACCGGGTGCAGCGTGATGGCTGCGCCAATTCCGGGTGGGGGGATCCATGGATCTCCCCGCCTTTTTGCTTTTAAGGAGAGACGCCGCTACAAGGGGTAGCGAAGGGTGGGAGACCTTCGGCTTGGGGGGAAGTCCGGGAGGGAACTGCGGGACCCTGCCTGAAGGACGCTTTTTTTAAGCGCAGATTAAGAGGATTGAAGAGGGATTGCGCGGATTGAGGGATGGGGTTGCGGACCCGCGAGGGGTAGCGAACCTCTCACGAGGTTCGCTACGCCCAAGATCCGCTACTCTGGAGATTCGCTCCCTATCACTTCTGCGGCCCGTAGGCTTCGATCTCGGAAAGGAAGGCGAAGGCGGTTCCGAAGTCGTCCTGGGCCCCGTGATTGGCGATGAACGTCGCGCGGATGTAGCGGGCTTTCTTCGGAGCGAAGCGTGCCTCCGCCCTTGCCGCCTTCTTGGCCGGGAAATCATTGCGGCCCACTTCGGTGAAGTTCGTGCCATCCTCGCTGATCGAGACTGCGACGGTCTTGGTGGCACCGATGGAGGGGGTCCCGTAGATGACGGCCTGGATGTCCTGCGCCGCTCCCAGGTCCACCGTGACGGTTTTCGGAAAGGTGTCGGAGGCATCCGTGGCGTAGGCCGTCGGGGCATGGGTGCCCCAGGTGCCGTCGGTCAGGCCCAGGTCCCAGCCGTAGGTGTTCGGGTGGCTGGACTTGTGTGGCTTTCCTTTCAGCAGGTTGGTGCCCAGGGCGGGATCGACCGGGTAGTGTGTGTAAAAGGCACCTGCGGGCAGGCCTTCCTTGTTCATCAGGTTCGGCGCGGCCACCTGGGACCAGGCGAAGCGGACACGGTCCGGCTTGGCGACCGCGGGGTTGTTGACGAGCAGGGTCTTGCCATCGGCGGAGATGGTCGCTTCCGCGGGCTGGAACTGGGCGTCCGCTCCGGCGATCTCGAAGAGGGTGGGCGCCTTGCCGTCACGGGTGGTCAGACCGCCGCCGGTGTGATCGAAGGAGATCTCGATGCCCTTGTCGGTGACCTTGTAGCCTTTGAAGAGCGGGCCGGAGTGGACGAGGTCCTTCTTGCCATAGGTGTCCGCCATCGCCCACAGGAACAGACGGCGGGCGACCTCCATCTTTTCCTTCGGGTGGATGTCCTTCGGATTGCCGATGTCGTTGGTCACGGCCATGCCGGAGTGGGGGACCTTGAGGAATGCTTGCTGCGCCCACCAGAACTGCGGGATGACCTTGTCCGCTCCCTCGTTGTAGAAATACGGGGCGAGCTGCACGTAGAGGAACGGTGCTTCCGGCGCGCGGAACTGCCTCCGCCAGCCTGCCAGCAGGGCTTCTTGCTTCAGCGTGTAGGCCATGCCTTCACCGGAGTTCGACTCGCCTTGGTACCAGAGGAAGCCGCGGAGCGCGTAGGGCACCAGCGGATGGATCATCGCCTGGTAGGTGCCGGTCTCCGCTCCGGACCCGGCCTTCAGCAGTTCCGGACCGGCGGGCATGTCCGGGGCGGGGAAACCACCGTCCAGGGCCTTCTGCGCCGCGTCGCTCCACGCGCGCACGTCACCGACGTATTTCTTGAAAGCATCGTCGTATTCCGGGAATCCCGGCTGCTTCTTGATCCGGTCGTTGTAGAGGTTCACCAGATCCGGCACCTCTTTCAGACCTTCATCCGCCCACCATGGCTCGATCCGGGAACCGCCCCACGAGCTGTGGATGATGCCGACAGGCACTTTGAGTTCCTCCGTCAGGTATTTGCCGAAGAAGTAGCCGACGGCGGAAAAGTTGGTCGCGGTCTGGGGAGTCGCGTTCGTCCATTTCGCGTCCACGGTTTCCTGGCGCTTGTTGCTGACTTTCTTCGGCACCTGGAACAGACGCAGCAGCGGGACGGAACCCTTCGCCGCCTCCGCCTTGTTCTCCGGAGTGGTGTTGCTGACCGTCCACTCCATGTTGGACTGGCCACTGCCCAGCCAGACCTCGCCGACGAGGATGTCCTTCACTTCCTTCGGCGCCAGACCGGTCTCGGTTACACTGAGCGGTCTGCCCTCCGCGCTGGTGGACAGTGGATCAAGGGCCACCTGCCACCTGCCGCTGGCGTCCGCTTTCGTGTTCTTTGTCTGGCCGGCGAAGGTCACCGTGACATCCTTTCCCGGAGTCGCCTTGCCCCACACGGGAGCGGGCTTTTCACGCTGGAGCACCGCGCCATCCTGGAACAGCGGGGCGAGGGTGATCTCGGCGGAGGCGACCGAGACGGAAAGGAGGGCCGCAAGCCCCCACGGAATGGTTTTTGACATAGGACCGGGATACGGGACACCGACGGACGATCCTAGCAGGAAATGTCCCCACATGGGGATTCTCCCGGCGCATTCCGGCGTGAGAGGGACGGACCAAGCATGGGCTCGATCCGTCCCGACACACACATATACACGAAAGCAGGTCTCCCGGGGGTTCTTCCGGTCAACCTGGGGAAAATTCTGGCAGATCCATTGCCGCTGGGAACCCACGCGATGCCGTGGGGGCGATGGTGGTCCGCTTCAGGTGAGGGCGGGCGATCTGCTCCGGACAGGTTGCGCAATCCACCTTCCCTGGATCGTGTAGTCTGATGGGGTGATCGCAAGTCATTCATTAATAGTCATTCATGTCGTTGGTCCGGTATCTGCGGAACCATGTGCATGAACCGCAACCGCCCAGAGCAACCCGCGAAGCACCCGGAGAAAACCGGCGTCACCCTGTTCCTGATGGTCGGGGGATTCCTCCTCCTCATCATGATCCTAGGCTGGATGATCGTCTCCAGCAGGTAAGCTCCACCATTAACCGTGAACCGGTTGAAGTGGTGTGGAATCCCCATGCGGGGTGGGGGAGGCGTGGTCACAGGATAGCGCGATCTAGATTGTTTAATCGGATACTTGACTAAAGGTAGTATTTTGGTACGATTTGCCCGCCGGAAGGTTTTTGACGTCCCCGAGGACGAGAGATCCTTCCCGGTCACCGAGCTTGAGGAAGCAGGTGCCCGCAATGGCGGCCGACGGTCCGTTTTGGACGCGTCAGGAAGGAAAGACCCGAGAAGGGATTTCCCGGAAGTGAATGGGGGTAAGGCGACGTGGCCAGCCCGTTGGAATGAAGCAAGCCGTCACCGGCTCAACGCGCCTTGATACCCTACCAATTTATCTATCTGCATGAAGAAGCATCGATTCCTCTATCTCGCGGCGGTATTTGCCGCCAGTTGGTCCGTTCCGGCATCGGCTGAGATCCTCGTCGGTCTGGACCCCGCCACGTCTCTCTACGACAGTGAGGGGAAGGGGATCGTCAATGACGGGAACGTGCAGCCTCCCGGCAATCCATCCGGAGTTCCGTTGATCGACAATGCGGGAACTTATCTCCACTCCTCCGGTTTCACCTTCAACGCCCGCTTCACCCCGGCGGCCTCTGACCTGACCGGCACGAAGCTGCTGGTGGAGAT comes from the Luteolibacter sp. SL250 genome and includes:
- a CDS encoding zinc-ribbon domain containing protein; translation: MVDVASWKELAARCFPEIHAAICCDAEMLCDELADMTDAAHRRGDTDFLRRSYGFIRWSMRYTDDARLRSAVAHWFFDRILQLESSKKACVDFLDWGDVKAFMDAWGCEPSFKDEENFGALIEVWTKRWGRNQKLPDPMLPPVVLEVPPEYADYVDHPMYGKGPRFTGWDPVEDNYTAMLCWIRPPESRIPGTAIRADPDRQNHAGFPYGIYYDLKRICEDCARPFIFFAEEQRFWFEVLRFNVNADCIRCPPCRELHRKKRKKKRDAG
- a CDS encoding GNAT family N-acetyltransferase, producing MAFLWELHVATMRGYVERTWGWDETFQRDHFHKTFSPEHLRILTCGGRDIGVLETHLHPDHLFLARISILPSRQNRGIGTRIIRPILQDAGERNLPVRLQVLKVNPARFLYERMGFTTCSETTTHFMMTRPPSSVKIG
- a CDS encoding HU family DNA-binding protein gives rise to the protein MATITKRELVIKITDQLGAKGIEITQQNVFEVVQTLIDEITESLAHGDTVVMRNFGAFQVREMRAKIGRNPKDPGKDVPIPARAAVKFKPGKEMKEKVAATLQIIREQK
- the rnhC gene encoding ribonuclease HIII — encoded protein: MTSHTAPLTQEQAEKLRTVLERDGYDFEPKEHAIYSARKGKLNVTVYRKGPKVLIQGKETEDFIRFTLEPEILGEAKLGYEEVLQPEMFSPHFGVDESGKGDFFGPLVIAGVYTDAAITRHLMDAGIMDSKRITSSAKIRKLAQIIRETPGCLHEVVSIGPERYNEMHASFGNLNRLLAWGHARVIEKLAERRPDCPRALSDQFARPEVLQRALKAKGLTLTLEQRTKGESDIAVAAASILARERFVDWMKKTSDAGGVELPLGASDSVVAAARQVIARHGEAALGKVAKLHFRTSAVVLGKTPPSGDDSSPDGTENAS
- a CDS encoding septal ring lytic transglycosylase RlpA family protein produces the protein MPAASLSRRTALFAAVLFPLALPSCISRPSGYEGYQTRSYNVRGGHYQPMSVEQALDYEETGVCSWYNESKFLGLKRGNTSLGEKVMPWHLIGAHKTLPLPAVVKVTNVSNGKSVKLRINDRGPFIDGRMLDVSPRAAKKLGFYDQGLTTVEMKVLSVGDGKYKRKRRSWFFF
- a CDS encoding ThuA domain-containing protein, yielding MKAILPTCLLGAVALFVVAQNPAGEQPPAGASEKIAAALPAEAYAKPKKARKVLVFSKTGGFRHASIATGKLAFTEMGKKTGAFETVVSDDLGNFEADKLKQFDGVMFLSTTMNPFLPSKAELEKLSEDEKKAAVAAAKEKEGKLRENLMAWIKGGGAFIGIHAATDTFYDWAEYGEMVNGYFDGHPWNAGTQVSIKVEPGQEKHPLVAMFDGQNVDFKEEIYQLKAPYDSSKVHMLLRLDPEKSDMNVKGLKREDKDWGVAWARHWGKGRVFYCSLGHNHDMYWHPKVVRHYLAGIQWALGDYEVEVTK
- a CDS encoding PEP-CTERM sorting domain-containing protein codes for the protein MYEKPSRNVPSALRLLAVLSISAPFSQGALLVYEGFTGYNAGELNGQAASTQSIGLNGSWDGSSYGNRHQLTASGLTFSGLATSGGALTTGNDVRLSGIAMNHAGVAAGDTLYSSYLVSFSSATNSGSGLLTRINGTSATQASGYFNSFADSRSSNYAAVSYDSTLFNAANHTAESTAIPAGQTFIVISSFTNVGNAAGGTGSLYVLSQAQFLNLRTIGLSNLASLTVGQGATEAWATASATSAFNGSFDNADFLHILSLSSSGTIDELRYGTTLEAVLPVPEASTLALSGLAFAGLAIRRKRSRH
- a CDS encoding sialate O-acetylesterase is translated as MSKTIPWGLAALLSVSVASAEITLAPLFQDGAVLQREKPAPVWGKATPGKDVTVTFAGQTKNTKADASGRWQVALDPLSTSAEGRPLSVTETGLAPKEVKDILVGEVWLGSGQSNMEWTVSNTTPENKAEAAKGSVPLLRLFQVPKKVSNKRQETVDAKWTNATPQTATNFSAVGYFFGKYLTEELKVPVGIIHSSWGGSRIEPWWADEGLKEVPDLVNLYNDRIKKQPGFPEYDDAFKKYVGDVRAWSDAAQKALDGGFPAPDMPAGPELLKAGSGAETGTYQAMIHPLVPYALRGFLWYQGESNSGEGMAYTLKQEALLAGWRRQFRAPEAPFLYVQLAPYFYNEGADKVIPQFWWAQQAFLKVPHSGMAVTNDIGNPKDIHPKEKMEVARRLFLWAMADTYGKKDLVHSGPLFKGYKVTDKGIEISFDHTGGGLTTRDGKAPTLFEIAGADAQFQPAEATISADGKTLLVNNPAVAKPDRVRFAWSQVAAPNLMNKEGLPAGAFYTHYPVDPALGTNLLKGKPHKSSHPNTYGWDLGLTDGTWGTHAPTAYATDASDTFPKTVTVDLGAAQDIQAVIYGTPSIGATKTVAVSISEDGTNFTEVGRNDFPAKKAARAEARFAPKKARYIRATFIANHGAQDDFGTAFAFLSEIEAYGPQK